A genomic region of Lagenorhynchus albirostris chromosome 18, mLagAlb1.1, whole genome shotgun sequence contains the following coding sequences:
- the LCP1 gene encoding plastin-2 isoform X3 codes for MARGSVSDEEMMELREAFAKVDSDGNGYISCNELNDLFKAACLPLPGYRVREIIENMMATGDLDKDGKISFDEFIKVFLGLKSTDVAKTFRKAINKKEGICAIGGTSEQSSVGTQHSYSEEEKYAFVNWINIALESDPDCRHVIPMNPNTNDLFSAVGDGIVLCKMINLSVPDTIDERTINKKKLTPFTIQEKDDIQRAECMLQQAERLGCRQFVTATDVVRGNPKLNLAFIANLFNRYPALHKPENQDIDWGALEGETREERTFRNWMNSLGVSPRVNHLYSDLSDALVIFQLYEKIRVPVDWNRVNKPPYPKLGGNMKKLENCNYAVELGKNQAKFSLVGIGGQDLNEGNRTLTLALVWQLMRRYTLNILEELGGGQKVNDDTIVHWVNETLKEAEKSSSISSFKDPKISTSLPVLDLIDAIQPGSINYDLLKTESLNDEEKLNNAKYAISMARKIGARVYALPEDLVEVNPKMVMTVFACLMGKGMKRV; via the exons atggCCAGAGGATCGGTATCTGATGAAGAAATGATGGAGCTCAGAGAAGCTTTTGCCAAAGTTG ATTCTGATGGCAATGGGTACATCAGCTGCAATGAGCTGAATGATTTGTTCAAGGCTGCCTGCTTGCCTCTGCCTGGGTACAGAGTGAGAGAAATTATAGAAAACATGATGGCTACAGGTGACCTGGACAAGGATGGGAAGATCAGCTTTGATGAGTTTATCAAG GTTTTTCTTGGCCTGAAAAGCACAGACGTTGCCAAGACCTTTAGAAAAGCAATCAATAAGAAGGAAGGGATTTGTGCGATCGGGGGTACTTCAGAGCAATCTAGTGTTGGGACCCAACACTCCTATTCAG AGGAAGAGAAGTATGCCTTTGTCAACTGGATAAACATAGCCCTGGAAAGTGACCCCGACTGTCGGCATGTCATCCCAATGAATCCAAACACCAATGATCTCTTCAGCGCTGTTGGAGATGGCATTGTGCTTTG TAAAATGATCAACCTATCAGTGCCGGACACAATTGATGAAAGAACAatcaacaaaaagaaactcaCCCCTTTCACCATTCAG GAGAAGGATGACATCCAGAGGGCAGAATGCATGTTGCAGCAGGCGGAGAGGCTGGGCTGCCGGCAGTTTGTCACAGCTACAGATGTTGTCCGAGGGAACCCCAAGTTGAACTTGGCTTTTATTGCCAACCTCTTTAACAGATACCCTGCCCTGCACAAACCAGAGAACCAGGACATCGACTGGGGGGCCCTTGAAG GTGAGACAAGAGAAGAGCGGACATTTAGGAACTGGATGAACTCCTTGGGTGTAAGCCCTCGAGTCAATCATTTGTACAG TGACTTATCAGATGCCCTGGTCATCTTCCAGCTCTATGAAAAGATTAGAGTCCCTGTTGATTGGAACAGAGTGAACAAACCACCATACCCCAAACTGGGGGGCAATATGAAGAAG CTTGAGAACTGTAACTATGCAGTGGAACTGGGGAAGAATCAAGCGAAATTTTCCCTGGTGGGCATTGGGGGCCAAGATCTCAATGAAGGAAACCGCACCCTGACATTGGCCTTGGTTTGGCAGTTAATGAGAAG GTACACACTGAATATTCTTGAAGAACTTGGAGGTGGGCAGAAGGTCAACGATGACACTATTGTCCACTGGGTGAATGAAACATTGAAGGAAGCGGAGAAAAGTTCATCCATCTCTAGTTTCAAG GACCCAAAGATTAGTACAAGTCTGCCCGTCCTGGATCTCATTGATGCCATTCAACCAGGTTCCATTAACTATGACCTCCTGAAGACAGAAAGCCTGAACGATGAAGAGAAACTCAACAATGCAAA gTATGCCATCTCTATGGCCCGCAAAATTGGAGCACGAGTATATGCCCTTCCAGAAGACTTGGTGGAAGTGAACCCCAAGATGGTCATGACAGTGTTTGCTTGCCTCATGGGGAAAGGAATGAAGAGGGTGTAA
- the LCP1 gene encoding plastin-2 isoform X1, with product MARGSVSDEEMMELREAFAKVDSDGNGYISCNELNDLFKAACLPLPGYRVREIIENMMATGDLDKDGKISFDEFIKVFLGLKSTDVAKTFRKAINKKEGICAIGGTSEQSSVGTQHSYSEEEKYAFVNWINIALESDPDCRHVIPMNPNTNDLFSAVGDGIVLCKMINLSVPDTIDERTINKKKLTPFTIQENLNLALNSASAIGCHVVNIGAEDLKEGKPYLVLGLLWQVIKIGLFADIELSRNEALAALLREGESLEDMMKLSPEELLLRWANYHLENAGCSKINNFSSDIKDSKAYYHLLEQVAPKGEGGIPAVVIDMSGLREKDDIQRAECMLQQAERLGCRQFVTATDVVRGNPKLNLAFIANLFNRYPALHKPENQDIDWGALEGETREERTFRNWMNSLGVSPRVNHLYSDLSDALVIFQLYEKIRVPVDWNRVNKPPYPKLGGNMKKLENCNYAVELGKNQAKFSLVGIGGQDLNEGNRTLTLALVWQLMRRYTLNILEELGGGQKVNDDTIVHWVNETLKEAEKSSSISSFKDPKISTSLPVLDLIDAIQPGSINYDLLKTESLNDEEKLNNAKYAISMARKIGARVYALPEDLVEVNPKMVMTVFACLMGKGMKRV from the exons atggCCAGAGGATCGGTATCTGATGAAGAAATGATGGAGCTCAGAGAAGCTTTTGCCAAAGTTG ATTCTGATGGCAATGGGTACATCAGCTGCAATGAGCTGAATGATTTGTTCAAGGCTGCCTGCTTGCCTCTGCCTGGGTACAGAGTGAGAGAAATTATAGAAAACATGATGGCTACAGGTGACCTGGACAAGGATGGGAAGATCAGCTTTGATGAGTTTATCAAG GTTTTTCTTGGCCTGAAAAGCACAGACGTTGCCAAGACCTTTAGAAAAGCAATCAATAAGAAGGAAGGGATTTGTGCGATCGGGGGTACTTCAGAGCAATCTAGTGTTGGGACCCAACACTCCTATTCAG AGGAAGAGAAGTATGCCTTTGTCAACTGGATAAACATAGCCCTGGAAAGTGACCCCGACTGTCGGCATGTCATCCCAATGAATCCAAACACCAATGATCTCTTCAGCGCTGTTGGAGATGGCATTGTGCTTTG TAAAATGATCAACCTATCAGTGCCGGACACAATTGATGAAAGAACAatcaacaaaaagaaactcaCCCCTTTCACCATTCAG GAGAATCTGAACCTGGCTCTGAACTCTGCCTCAGCCATCGGCTGCCACGTGGTTAATATCGGGGCTGAGGACTTAAAGGAGGGGAAGCCTTACCTGGTCCTGGGACTGCTGTGGCAGGTCATCAAGATTGGGTTATTTGCCGACATTGAACTCAGCAGAAACGAAG CACTGGCTGCTCTTTTGAGAGAAGGGGAGAGTCTGGAGGATATGATGAAACTCTCCCCTGAGGAGCTCCTGCTGAGATGGGCTAATTACCACCTGGAAAACGCAGGCTGCAGCAAAATCAACAACTTCAGCAGTGACATCAAG GACTCAAAAGCTTATTACCACCTGCTTGAACAGGTGGCTCCAAAAGGAGAAGGAGGTATTCCTGCTGTTGTTATTGACATGTCAGGACTGAGG GAGAAGGATGACATCCAGAGGGCAGAATGCATGTTGCAGCAGGCGGAGAGGCTGGGCTGCCGGCAGTTTGTCACAGCTACAGATGTTGTCCGAGGGAACCCCAAGTTGAACTTGGCTTTTATTGCCAACCTCTTTAACAGATACCCTGCCCTGCACAAACCAGAGAACCAGGACATCGACTGGGGGGCCCTTGAAG GTGAGACAAGAGAAGAGCGGACATTTAGGAACTGGATGAACTCCTTGGGTGTAAGCCCTCGAGTCAATCATTTGTACAG TGACTTATCAGATGCCCTGGTCATCTTCCAGCTCTATGAAAAGATTAGAGTCCCTGTTGATTGGAACAGAGTGAACAAACCACCATACCCCAAACTGGGGGGCAATATGAAGAAG CTTGAGAACTGTAACTATGCAGTGGAACTGGGGAAGAATCAAGCGAAATTTTCCCTGGTGGGCATTGGGGGCCAAGATCTCAATGAAGGAAACCGCACCCTGACATTGGCCTTGGTTTGGCAGTTAATGAGAAG GTACACACTGAATATTCTTGAAGAACTTGGAGGTGGGCAGAAGGTCAACGATGACACTATTGTCCACTGGGTGAATGAAACATTGAAGGAAGCGGAGAAAAGTTCATCCATCTCTAGTTTCAAG GACCCAAAGATTAGTACAAGTCTGCCCGTCCTGGATCTCATTGATGCCATTCAACCAGGTTCCATTAACTATGACCTCCTGAAGACAGAAAGCCTGAACGATGAAGAGAAACTCAACAATGCAAA gTATGCCATCTCTATGGCCCGCAAAATTGGAGCACGAGTATATGCCCTTCCAGAAGACTTGGTGGAAGTGAACCCCAAGATGGTCATGACAGTGTTTGCTTGCCTCATGGGGAAAGGAATGAAGAGGGTGTAA
- the LCP1 gene encoding plastin-2 isoform X2 translates to MARGSVSDEEMMELREAFAKVDSDGNGYISCNELNDLFKAACLPLPGYRVREIIENMMATGDLDKDGKISFDEFIKVFLGLKSTDVAKTFRKAINKKEGICAIGGTSEQSSVGTQHSYSEEEKYAFVNWINIALESDPDCRHVIPMNPNTNDLFSAVGDGIVLCKMINLSVPDTIDERTINKKKLTPFTIQENLNLALNSASAIGCHVVNIGAEDLKEGKPYLVLGLLWQVIKIGLFADIELSRNEALAALLREGESLEDMMKLSPEELLLRWANYHLENAGCSKINNFSSDIKDSKAYYHLLEQVAPKGEGGIPAVVIDMSGLREKDDIQRAECMLQQAERLGCRQFVTATDVVRGNPKLNLAFIANLFNRYPALHKPENQDIDWGALEGETREERTFRNWMNSLGVSPRVNHLYSDLSDALVIFQLYEKIRVPVDWNRVNKPPYPKLGGNMKKLENCNYAVELGKNQAKFSLVGIGGQDLNEGNRTLTLALVWQLMRSDFKRKIRGASLVAQWLRVCLWLQGRRVRVPVREDPTRRGAAGPVSHGR, encoded by the exons atggCCAGAGGATCGGTATCTGATGAAGAAATGATGGAGCTCAGAGAAGCTTTTGCCAAAGTTG ATTCTGATGGCAATGGGTACATCAGCTGCAATGAGCTGAATGATTTGTTCAAGGCTGCCTGCTTGCCTCTGCCTGGGTACAGAGTGAGAGAAATTATAGAAAACATGATGGCTACAGGTGACCTGGACAAGGATGGGAAGATCAGCTTTGATGAGTTTATCAAG GTTTTTCTTGGCCTGAAAAGCACAGACGTTGCCAAGACCTTTAGAAAAGCAATCAATAAGAAGGAAGGGATTTGTGCGATCGGGGGTACTTCAGAGCAATCTAGTGTTGGGACCCAACACTCCTATTCAG AGGAAGAGAAGTATGCCTTTGTCAACTGGATAAACATAGCCCTGGAAAGTGACCCCGACTGTCGGCATGTCATCCCAATGAATCCAAACACCAATGATCTCTTCAGCGCTGTTGGAGATGGCATTGTGCTTTG TAAAATGATCAACCTATCAGTGCCGGACACAATTGATGAAAGAACAatcaacaaaaagaaactcaCCCCTTTCACCATTCAG GAGAATCTGAACCTGGCTCTGAACTCTGCCTCAGCCATCGGCTGCCACGTGGTTAATATCGGGGCTGAGGACTTAAAGGAGGGGAAGCCTTACCTGGTCCTGGGACTGCTGTGGCAGGTCATCAAGATTGGGTTATTTGCCGACATTGAACTCAGCAGAAACGAAG CACTGGCTGCTCTTTTGAGAGAAGGGGAGAGTCTGGAGGATATGATGAAACTCTCCCCTGAGGAGCTCCTGCTGAGATGGGCTAATTACCACCTGGAAAACGCAGGCTGCAGCAAAATCAACAACTTCAGCAGTGACATCAAG GACTCAAAAGCTTATTACCACCTGCTTGAACAGGTGGCTCCAAAAGGAGAAGGAGGTATTCCTGCTGTTGTTATTGACATGTCAGGACTGAGG GAGAAGGATGACATCCAGAGGGCAGAATGCATGTTGCAGCAGGCGGAGAGGCTGGGCTGCCGGCAGTTTGTCACAGCTACAGATGTTGTCCGAGGGAACCCCAAGTTGAACTTGGCTTTTATTGCCAACCTCTTTAACAGATACCCTGCCCTGCACAAACCAGAGAACCAGGACATCGACTGGGGGGCCCTTGAAG GTGAGACAAGAGAAGAGCGGACATTTAGGAACTGGATGAACTCCTTGGGTGTAAGCCCTCGAGTCAATCATTTGTACAG TGACTTATCAGATGCCCTGGTCATCTTCCAGCTCTATGAAAAGATTAGAGTCCCTGTTGATTGGAACAGAGTGAACAAACCACCATACCCCAAACTGGGGGGCAATATGAAGAAG CTTGAGAACTGTAACTATGCAGTGGAACTGGGGAAGAATCAAGCGAAATTTTCCCTGGTGGGCATTGGGGGCCAAGATCTCAATGAAGGAAACCGCACCCTGACATTGGCCTTGGTTTGGCAGTTAATGAGAAG tgactttaaaagaaaaatcaggggggcttccctggtggcgcagtggttgagagtctgcctgtggctgcaggggaggcgggttcgtgtcccggtccgggaagatcccacacgccgcggagcggctgggcccgtgagccatggccgctga